The Aspergillus nidulans FGSC A4 chromosome VII nucleotide sequence CTTCAAACTATCACGTCCCCATGGCTGAACAGATAGAGGCTGGTTCAAGTCATCTTCGTGGCGTGCTTGCTTGTAAGATTCCTTAATTTTCGCTTGGACGGCatccgaggaggagagggacCATAGTATCAGCGACTTTAATAACCGTAGCTATCATTGGTCAATACAAAGCCCGCCAAAGACTTAGATAACAACGTCTACATACGCGCTCCTCTGGAGACATTAATGCAAAGCTGCGACCTCCATGCAGAGGATTCTTGCCCCCCCATGCTTTAGGCCATTGCGACGCATGTGTTTGAACGGCTTCTTCTAACGGGCGCGTATAATGATTGCGTCTGCACATCGCGCAAGCAAAGTTAGCATCATGACTAGAGACATAATGGTATGTAACTTGGTAGCTTCCCCATCGGCCCAGAGGTATGGCAGGAAACAGATATGGTAGCTTACTCCACGTCCTTCTTCCTATTCAATACCAGTCCAAGCAATGCACACAAAAGTCTTTCAATGTGGTCACCTGGGGGAGATTCCGACACGCCTCGTTCGATGTCCTGTGGCCCGAAGTGTGGTGTTGATCGTGGGAATACTTCGTGGAAACGCGCGCGGAACATTACAATGAACTAAGCATTGCGACTGTCAGCTTAACGTCCGCAAACAGCCCACGGACGCGTTGTGTAAACGATCCTAGGACTAAGAAACCATTAGAGAAATAGTAAAACTTACGGCAATGTCTGGATTATCGGCCAACACATATTCGTGAGGGGGTGAAGGAGCTCGTTTAGGTGGCGGACTTTCGGACTGCTGCTTTTTCTGGAAGTACTTCGTTATGCCCACAGGCTCATCAAGAGCCATGGGCGTAGATTCTTCATCTGACGGAGGCGCAGACGATAACGAAGAGAGTTCTGAGTCGGAAAGAGACATTTTCGACATGCTTGCGCTGGGGCGAGAAGGTGGGTGTTGTCGCCGTGTCGGAGGAAAAGTGGATGAGCCTGATCCGCGTCGCAGGGAAGTTCGTTCTGCTGCGCTACTCCTCCCAGCTTCAAACGCGGCTTCTACGCGGTTGGATCCAATGAGATGACAGCCCAGATTGAGACATGATCAGCACACTATCAATTCTACACATTCTTGATAAATACTCGAAGACGCAGGTTGATGATCGAATTTTGTGGATTGCTTTCATTGAGAATACAGGGGGGCCTGCGCGATTACAGGACGAAATGGTTTCTAACACGTAGCATAGAGCGTATATCGCGACAAAGAAGGCGAGTATAAGGCATAATGGGCTTTGCTGAGGGATCTTGAGCTGGCAGATAATTACTGCTGGAGAAAAGATTCCTTTCAAAAGGGGAACATTGAAAGCACCGAGCACATCCGGACGCATTTAGTCTGTAGCAGCTTGGTGCCTCCGAGTACTTATGAGAATATGGACGGTCGAGCACATCGTACTCGCCACTCTTCGTTTATGGTCAAACCAGTGCATGCCCTGCTACATCCCAGTGTCTCCCATAGATAAACCGCATACGTGATAATAAGGCAGCAGGTAGTGAACTACTCGTCATTGACGGAGTATCCATAACGTGCACAACCCTCGAAATGATGAATACACTCGAAATGATAAGTACACTGTGAGAATATGTTAGTCAAGTGCACTAGTCCGTAACGACGCATCAAGAGCCAGGAGCGTCGAGTGTCATAAGACAAAGTCAAATTTCTTGCCGATGCTATGTTGTAGCAACCAGTGGCGCGTTCTGCCTCTGAATGTAACTGGAGTGTTATGTAAAATTGGCGTACGAGCCAGGTATATGTGGCGGAGCCCCAAGGCTAACTGAATTTATACTACTCGAAGTCTCTGATGTTCAACCATGTCGCAGTCATCAGAAGTAACCAGGTGGAATCGTACTCGAAGTCGGGAGTACGTAGTATGCTTGCGTTGGACTTAGGGAAGTTGACGGGGGTCGGCTCTGGAGGTGGAGCTGGGATGTGTGCCAAGACGCTAGTGCATAAAAGGCTAGCGCACTCTGTAGCGACCTTTGGCCCTAACCCACAAAGCCCTTCGATCTTGAATTCTCAAGTTACAACCCGTCAAGCCAAACTCTTGAGGTACGACGACTTCCACCACCATCGCTGGCGATCTTTCTTTCAAATACTAACCACCAGGTTCGCAACAGAAAGTCGCCATGGGTCGTGTGATCCGCAACCAGAGGAAGGGCCGTGGCTCCATTTTCAGTGAGTGCGACCAGTTTACCGCTGAACGACAATAATTCTGCTTGGGATCAAGATTGCTGATAAAATATCTCTTTTCAGCGGCTCACACCCGTCTCAACAAGGCCCCCGCCCAGTTCCGTGTCCTCGACTACGCTGAGCGACATGGATACACTCGCGGTGTCGTGAAGGAGATTATCCACGACGCTGGTCGTGGTGCTCCTCTCGCTAAGGTCCAGTTCCGCCACCCCTACAAGTTCAAGCACATCACCGAGACCTTTATCGCCAACGAGGGCATGTACACCGGCCAATTCATCTACGCTGGAAAGAACGCCGCTCTGACCATCGGAAACATCCTTCCCCTCGCCTCCGTCCCCGAAGGTACCGTCATCTCCAACgtcgaggagaaggctggTGACCGTGGTGCTCTTGGTCGTACCTCTGGAAACTATGTTACCGTCATCGGCCACAACCCCGATGAGGGCAAGACTCGTGTCAAGCTCCCCTCCGGCGCTAAGAAGGTCATCAAGAACACTGCTCGTGGCATGATCGGTATcgttgctggtggtggtcgtACCGACAAGCCTCTCCTGAGTATGTTATTCGGATTTGTGCCCATTAGCTGACGCAGGCTGGGGCAATTGTTGGAGAACAACCGCTAATGATCTGTGAACAGAGGCTTCTCGTGCCAAGCACAAGTTTGCTGTCAAGCGCAACAGCTGGCCCAAGACTCGTGGTGTTGCCATGAACCCCGTTGATCACGTAAGGCTCTTTTTCCCAGTCTTAAGCTGGAATCTGGATTATATCTGACATGAATTCTTTACAGCCTCACGGTGGTGGTAACCACCAGCACATCGGTAAGGCCTCGACCATCTCCCGCTACGCCGCCCACGGTCAAAAAGCGGGTCTCATTGCCGCCCGGAGAACTGGTCTGCTCCGTGGTacccagaagaccaaggatTAAACGTGATATCATATGGAGTTTTTTTCTTTGTGACGGGTTGAAAAGGCTTTTTGCTATGAGACATGTACCTAGGCGACTGCGGACGCGTCCTTAGCCAATCAAGGTTGTGGCCCACAAACAATTTCATTGACGATCAAAAGCGATTGGGTTGAATAATCAGGATACCAAACCTCATGTCCTGGGTACATTTCACGGTATAGGGTATCACAGTCTAAGATATGGGTAGCACGGCGGTAATCAAAATTAAAATAAAGTTTTTCCATTCTATATCATGGACAACCTCTGCGGAAAAATCTGCGCAAGGCTGTACAGAGTTCATGCTTTCCACTCAAACATACAACTGTCCTAGCAATAATATTGGCGAGGATGCCCCTAGCCTTCTGATATCGTTGGTCTCGTATGGTCAGCTAACTCCACGCATTCTCGAGATAATCTCGAGATAAAACAATACCGCTATAaggttttcttttttttctttttcgacCAGGGCTGATGATTTACATTGTAGTGTATCCGGGGAATTGTTATACTAGGCACTCCGCATAACTCCCGCTAGATAAGGCCGACCCTACTTAAGAGTTGGACTAAATCTCACTACAAGAATACCCTGCTCCTTCCTCGTGATTTTAACACAAAGCTTGCTGGCGCCTATGTGTCTTTGAAATGGCATTGATACGTCGGATTTTCGAACATTGGAAGTTGCTCTCAAAGTAACCAATCAGCGTGGTGGTTCCGATTTCAGGAATACGAGTCTCATGAGTCTCATCACTTATTAAGGTGTTGAAACCTCACTGCTCAAATACTCCTAATGATAACTCTACATACCGCTTATCACACTTTCACCGCATTAGCGATGTCACAAACACCTGCACCCCAGATAATCTCACGCCTCCCCAAACTTGGCTCCCCTGCAACCTCCACAGCTAGCCGCTGGCAAGCAGTAGTCAACCGCGACCCAATCGCCTCATTCGTCTACGCCGTCATAACAACAAGAATCTACTGTCGGCCCTCATGTGCCGCTCGGCTAGCACGGCGCGCTAATGTTGTGTTCTACGATACGCCGTCCCAGGCCGAAGAGGCAGGGTTCCGGGCCTGTAAGCGCTGCAAGCCGGAAGACAGTCCCGAGCATGCCATCGACTCTCAAGTTGCGGTGGTGCAGAGG carries:
- a CDS encoding 60S ribosomal protein uL2 (transcript_id=CADANIAT00008967) is translated as MGRVIRNQRKGRGSIFTAHTRLNKAPAQFRVLDYAERHGYTRGVVKEIIHDAGRGAPLAKVQFRHPYKFKHITETFIANEGMYTGQFIYAGKNAALTIGNILPLASVPEGTVISNVEEKAGDRGALGRTSGNYVTVIGHNPDEGKTRVKLPSGAKKVIKNTARGMIGIVAGGGRTDKPLLKASRAKHKFAVKRNSWPKTRGVAMNPVDHPHGGGNHQHIGKASTISRYAAHGQKAGLIAARRTGLLRGTQKTKD